A DNA window from Engystomops pustulosus chromosome 6, aEngPut4.maternal, whole genome shotgun sequence contains the following coding sequences:
- the LOC140134558 gene encoding chemerin-like receptor 1: MELSTLFPSSPNPLALQLEEEEDEYVLVDDLPSELETTLRYLSIIIYSIAFLLGTIGNGLVIWIAGFRMKKTVNTVWFSHLAIADFIFTFFLPLSIAYTALGFDWPFGTLLCKLNSTVAFLNLFASVFLLTIISADRCVSVVRPVWAQNYRTTRLASAITMAIWLVAFCLCSPYLAFRDTIQDNETNVTHCYNNYAFSTDFDDLEVVALRSMRHQVMISVRFLFGFLLPFGLILVFYSLMALKLRRSHLSWSSRPFKVMATVVVAFFICWFPYHILSVLEVVMHHWDNKTLKSAVLIGSPLATSLAFFNSCLNPFLYVFLGRDFKESLRRSILLAFESAFSEEHGKNTNSQEKSRSISDQSSQFT, translated from the coding sequence ATGGAACTTTCCACCCTGTTTCCATCCTCACCCAACCCTTTGGCGCTGCAgctggaggaagaagaagatgagtaTGTCCTCGTGGATGATCTTCCTTCGGAGCTGGAGACCACTCTCCGGTACTTgtccattatcatctacagcATAGCCTTCCTCCTGGGAACCATAGGCAACGGTTTGGTGATCTGGATCGCTGGATTTCGGATGAAGAAGACGGTTAACACGGTGTGGTTTTCGCACCTCGCCATTGCTGACTTCATCTTCACGTTCTTCTTACCGCTGAGTATCGCGTACACAGCCCTTGGGTTTGATTGGCCCTTTGGCACCTTACTATGTAAACTCAACAGCACCGTGGCTTTCTTGAACTTATTCGCCAGTGTTTTCCTCCTCACCATCATCAGCGCTGACCGATGTGTCTCAGTTGTCAGACCTGTGTGGGCTCAGAACTATAGGACCACCAGGCTAGCCAGTGCCATAACTATGGCTATCTGGCTGGTTGCCTTCTGCCTCTGCTCTCCATACCTGGCCTTCAGGGACACCATACAAGATAATGAAACCAATGTGACTCATTGCTATAACAATTATGCCTTCTCTACCGACTTTGATGACCTGGAGGTGGTGGCCCTAAGATCGATGAGGCACCAGGTGATGATCTCAGTGCGGTTTCTTTTTGGGTTCTTACTCCCCTTTGGGCTTATCTTGGTGTTTTACTCCTTGATGGCCCTCAAGTTGAGGAGGAGTCATCTTTCTTGGTCCAGCCGACCATTCAAAGTCATGGCCACTGTGGTGGTGGCTTTCTTCATTTGTTGGTTCCCCTATCACATCCTTTCAGTTTTAGAAGTCGTTATGCACCACTGGGACAACAAAACGCTAAAGTCAGCGGTTCTTATAGGTAGTCCTCTAGCTACGAGCTTGGCCTTCTTCAACAGCTGCTTGAATCCGTTCCTTTATGTCTTCTTGGGGAGGGACTTTAAGGAATCATTGCGTAGATCCATCCTTTTGGCCTTCGAAAGTGCATTTAGTGAAGAACATGGTAAAAATACCAATAGCCAAGAGAAATCACGATCAATCTCTGACCAGTCGTCTCAATTCACATGA